A genome region from Ralstonia solanacearum K60 includes the following:
- a CDS encoding virulence factor — MLAWMVHDAQTTPRFYSDEELMKRLVIMPALLAGIVFLFGTALMQRSAQAATPKAEAATAAAEPAKPFMAQVVGLEWLNPLQRRDYPTEWQLLWTLGLVQPNKNDDMVRTDPKSFTTLQLVADVAFGNWGKESFDGYYEKYITKLLVLLRQRYLMNSSYFYTVASEDRKEWRELAGIRVELAVPANRLDPVETQTYLSKEMVSFFEIGNRSAPDLWSRDTPPDVRVTQGGANVGFTSLNAALDYLQAHPQESVWVMNWDAPDFPSKEAKINENLAVLFLAGPELKTERDPLAWIGRAATGNVNDYERKAGTTRVIQAWKATIEAAAKNAGRSTEDIQYTIHDAGQGSDAASDRLAGLSRTLTETMLEFDYQKQTFNTAGLLGDMGAGSALTNVALAIARANHLGGSVLVAGTTDPEHPAAVVVAPPAKLTPIDPDKDWFRARGENNAYLPWWGHRHGEKYGTVQGYSW, encoded by the coding sequence ATGCTGGCGTGGATGGTGCACGACGCGCAAACGACACCGCGCTTTTACAGCGACGAGGAATTGATGAAGCGATTGGTAATCATGCCGGCCTTGCTGGCCGGTATCGTGTTTTTGTTCGGCACGGCGCTGATGCAACGGTCGGCGCAAGCGGCCACCCCTAAGGCGGAAGCCGCGACCGCGGCGGCGGAACCGGCCAAGCCTTTCATGGCGCAGGTGGTGGGCCTCGAATGGCTGAACCCGCTGCAACGTCGGGACTACCCGACCGAGTGGCAACTGTTGTGGACACTGGGCCTTGTTCAGCCCAACAAGAACGACGACATGGTGCGTACGGACCCCAAGAGCTTTACAACTCTGCAACTTGTCGCTGATGTTGCCTTTGGCAATTGGGGAAAGGAATCATTCGACGGCTATTACGAGAAATACATCACCAAGTTGCTAGTGCTGCTCCGTCAGCGTTACCTGATGAACTCGAGCTATTTCTACACGGTGGCCTCTGAGGACCGCAAAGAGTGGCGGGAACTGGCGGGTATCCGTGTGGAACTGGCGGTACCGGCGAACCGGCTCGATCCAGTCGAGACGCAGACCTATCTAAGCAAAGAGATGGTCAGCTTCTTCGAGATCGGCAACCGTTCCGCTCCCGACCTGTGGAGCCGCGATACGCCCCCCGACGTGCGCGTGACCCAGGGCGGCGCCAACGTCGGCTTCACCTCGCTCAATGCCGCGCTCGACTACCTGCAAGCCCACCCGCAGGAAAGCGTCTGGGTGATGAACTGGGACGCGCCCGACTTCCCGTCCAAGGAAGCGAAGATCAACGAAAACCTCGCCGTGCTCTTCCTGGCCGGCCCGGAACTGAAAACCGAGCGCGACCCGCTGGCCTGGATCGGCCGCGCCGCCACCGGCAACGTCAACGACTACGAGCGCAAGGCCGGCACGACCCGCGTGATCCAGGCGTGGAAGGCCACCATCGAGGCCGCAGCAAAGAATGCCGGCCGCAGCACTGAGGACATCCAGTACACCATCCACGACGCGGGCCAGGGTTCGGACGCCGCATCGGATCGCCTCGCGGGCCTGAGCCGCACGCTCACGGAAACGATGCTGGAGTTCGACTACCAGAAGCAGACCTTCAACACGGCGGGCCTGCTGGGTGACATGGGCGCGGGCTCGGCGTTGACCAACGTAGCGCTGGCGATTGCCCGCGCCAACCACCTGGGCGGCAGCGTGCTGGTGGCCGGCACGACCGACCCGGAGCATCCCGCCGCTGTGGTGGTGGCCCCGCCGGCCAAGCTCACGCCCATCGACCCCGACAAGGACTGGTTCCGCGCCCGCGGTGAGAACAACGCCTATCTGCCATGGTGGGGCCATCGCCATGGCGAGAAGTACGGCACTGTGCAGGGCTATTCCTGGTAA
- a CDS encoding T6SS effector phospholipase Tle3 domain-containing protein, translated as MAESSAAPRIEVSSTPFVPLFDKNSELICVKPSPLPGVVIFVHGVNSDGEWFTAAEEGLCKGLNRRIGRLDDQVDYPHGQLKPAQYIESLTADGFINPDMAAETYIQPDPSFSPAIHFRWGYKANGEELKEFGDKIFLNEQDYWGGGPFANGCTALPDLWHEGLDTRAFGFISLQGMNPTNRPLYRTPPRAYGVLAALRLAKLIESIRRKQADVPITVVCHSQGNMVGLTAAFLGDRMPEVKDPWGRSGRCVADAYVLANAPYSLEENIGMDNWAQRETKDSRGRYGRATYSARTQTLKAFFDLLRKRADGEMDAAEIDEEMANTRTSDSGGKPFNAADDRKAHGLNGKTYGRVTLYSCPHDQVISATTVRGIGWRGMSDAEVKATGGAGVFTQRVFASGFMVGQWTSGKPPVYDTWNDDWRHGKGETKGFWYPPSPPARFGLVRALSGNETVWGTVATTAVAPVLYIVTFATSALNMMRVNADPPEGWKVTADAPPLDEPFAPQAKRYGTVVSVQDGHAQSDFNEGNDPQSAARNADKAAEDKRADDPYDTYQGKQADMAAQGNVSTEAAQRYEDHAIVRMRARRAGNRAWVDEDGHVIGEDGMSQMPEGYKDWQTRQVVEILDSGKNNNPSNHSTIMTNPMHAEKALAYDVAIGVNYLTLEQMNELRIEADWRFGDGLDKDHPNKKYAKYFFTGKLNDKFLQEWVKHDEEAQMPPGIVDEREGGMHLVLGAVA; from the coding sequence ATGGCGGAATCCAGTGCAGCACCGCGTATCGAGGTCAGCAGCACCCCGTTTGTCCCGCTGTTCGACAAGAACAGCGAACTCATCTGCGTCAAGCCGTCGCCCCTGCCGGGCGTGGTGATCTTCGTGCATGGCGTCAACTCCGATGGCGAGTGGTTCACTGCCGCTGAGGAAGGCCTGTGCAAGGGCCTGAACCGGCGCATCGGCCGCCTGGACGATCAGGTGGACTATCCCCACGGGCAGTTGAAGCCGGCGCAGTACATTGAGAGTCTGACCGCCGATGGGTTCATCAACCCGGACATGGCGGCGGAAACCTACATCCAGCCCGATCCCTCGTTCTCGCCGGCCATCCACTTCCGCTGGGGCTACAAGGCCAACGGGGAAGAGCTCAAGGAGTTCGGCGACAAGATCTTCCTGAACGAGCAGGACTATTGGGGCGGTGGCCCCTTCGCCAACGGCTGCACCGCCCTGCCGGACCTGTGGCACGAGGGGCTGGACACCCGCGCCTTCGGCTTCATCAGCCTGCAAGGCATGAACCCGACCAACCGCCCGCTCTACCGCACCCCGCCGCGCGCCTATGGCGTGCTGGCCGCGCTGCGGCTGGCCAAGCTGATCGAGTCGATCCGCAGGAAGCAGGCGGACGTGCCCATCACGGTGGTGTGCCACAGCCAGGGCAATATGGTCGGCCTCACCGCCGCCTTCCTGGGCGACCGCATGCCCGAGGTCAAGGATCCCTGGGGCCGCAGCGGGCGCTGCGTGGCCGATGCCTACGTACTGGCGAACGCGCCGTACAGCCTGGAAGAGAATATCGGCATGGACAACTGGGCGCAGCGCGAAACGAAGGACAGCCGGGGCCGCTACGGCCGGGCAACTTACAGCGCGCGCACGCAGACGCTCAAAGCCTTCTTCGACCTCCTGCGCAAGCGCGCCGATGGCGAGATGGACGCCGCCGAGATCGACGAGGAGATGGCCAACACGCGCACCTCCGACAGCGGCGGCAAGCCCTTCAACGCGGCGGACGACCGCAAGGCGCATGGGCTGAACGGCAAGACCTATGGTCGCGTGACCTTGTACAGCTGCCCGCACGACCAGGTGATTTCCGCCACCACCGTGCGCGGCATCGGCTGGCGCGGCATGAGCGATGCCGAAGTGAAGGCGACCGGGGGCGCAGGCGTGTTCACGCAGCGGGTGTTCGCCTCGGGTTTCATGGTGGGTCAGTGGACAAGCGGCAAGCCCCCCGTCTATGACACGTGGAACGACGATTGGCGCCACGGCAAGGGCGAGACGAAAGGGTTCTGGTATCCGCCATCGCCGCCCGCCCGGTTCGGGCTGGTGCGAGCGCTGAGCGGCAATGAAACCGTGTGGGGCACGGTGGCGACCACGGCGGTGGCGCCCGTGCTGTACATCGTGACGTTCGCTACGTCCGCGCTCAACATGATGCGCGTCAACGCTGACCCGCCTGAGGGCTGGAAGGTGACAGCCGATGCCCCGCCGCTGGATGAACCCTTTGCGCCGCAGGCCAAGCGTTACGGTACGGTGGTGTCCGTGCAGGATGGTCATGCGCAAAGCGACTTCAATGAAGGCAACGACCCGCAGTCAGCGGCGCGCAATGCCGACAAGGCGGCAGAGGACAAGCGGGCGGACGACCCTTACGACACCTACCAGGGCAAGCAGGCCGACATGGCGGCGCAGGGCAACGTCAGCACCGAGGCCGCGCAGCGCTACGAAGACCATGCCATCGTGCGCATGCGTGCGCGGCGCGCCGGCAACCGTGCCTGGGTGGACGAGGACGGCCACGTGATCGGCGAGGACGGCATGAGCCAAATGCCGGAGGGCTACAAGGACTGGCAGACCAGGCAAGTGGTGGAGATCCTGGACAGCGGCAAGAACAACAACCCGTCCAACCACTCGACCATCATGACCAACCCGATGCATGCGGAGAAGGCGCTGGCTTATGACGTGGCGATTGGCGTGAACTATCTGACGCTCGAACAGATGAATGAACTGCGCATTGAAGCCGATTGGCGGTTCGGGGACGGATTGGATAAGGACCATCCGAACAAGAAATATGCGAAGTATTTCTTCACGGGCAAGCTCAACGACAAGTTTCTTCAGGAGTGGGTCAAGCACGACGAGGAGGCCCAAATGCCGCCGGGCATCGTGGACGAGCGGGAGGGCGGCATGCATCTGGTACTGGGGGCGGTGGCATGA
- a CDS encoding virulence factor has product MATWPRRLGLALGILVLSAGLMLAWMVHDAQTTPRFYSDEELMKRLVIMPALLAGIVFLFGAALMQRSVQAATPKAEAATAAAEPAKPFMAQVVGLEWLNPLQRRDYPTEWQLLWTLGLVQPNKNDDMVRKNPKRFTTLQKIVGVAFGNWGKESFDGYYEKYITKLLVLLRQRYLMNSSYFYTVASEDRKEWRELAGIRVELAVPANRLDPVETQTYLSKEMVSFFEIGNRSAPDLWSRDTPPDVRVTQGGANVGFTSLNAALDYLQAHPQESVWVMNWDAPDFPSKEAKINENLAVLFLAGPELKTERDPLAWIGRAATGNVNDYERKAGTTRVIQAWKATIEAAAKNAGRSTEDIQYTIHDAGQGSDAASDRLAGLSRTLTETMLEFDYQKQTFNTAGLLGDMGAGSALTNVALAIARANHLGGSVLVAGTTDPEHPTAVVVAPPAKLTPIDPDKDWFRARGENNAYLPWWGHRHGEKYGTVQGYSW; this is encoded by the coding sequence ATGGCAACGTGGCCGCGCCGGCTGGGGCTGGCGCTGGGTATTCTGGTGTTATCAGCGGGGTTGATGCTGGCGTGGATGGTGCACGACGCGCAGACGACACCGCGCTTTTACAGTGACGAGGAATTGATGAAGCGATTGGTAATCATGCCGGCCTTGCTGGCCGGTATCGTGTTCTTGTTCGGCGCGGCGCTGATGCAACGGTCGGTGCAAGCGGCCACCCCTAAGGCGGAAGCCGCGACCGCCGCGGCGGAACCGGCCAAGCCTTTCATGGCGCAGGTGGTTGGGCTGGAATGGCTGAACCCGTTACAACGGCGCGATTACCCGACCGAGTGGCAACTGCTGTGGACGTTGGGTCTTGTTCAGCCCAACAAGAACGACGACATGGTGCGCAAGAACCCCAAGAGATTTACGACACTTCAAAAGATTGTCGGGGTTGCCTTTGGCAATTGGGGGAAAGAGTCATTCGACGGCTATTACGAGAAATACATCACCAAGTTGCTAGTGCTGCTCCGTCAGCGTTACCTGATGAACTCGAGCTATTTCTACACGGTGGCCTCTGAGGACCGCAAAGAGTGGCGGGAACTGGCGGGTATCCGTGTGGAACTGGCGGTACCGGCGAACCGGCTCGATCCAGTCGAGACGCAGACCTATCTAAGCAAAGAGATGGTCAGCTTCTTCGAGATCGGCAACCGTTCCGCTCCCGACCTGTGGAGCCGCGATACGCCCCCCGACGTGCGCGTGACCCAGGGCGGCGCCAACGTCGGCTTCACCTCGCTCAATGCCGCGCTCGACTACCTGCAAGCCCACCCGCAGGAAAGCGTCTGGGTGATGAACTGGGACGCGCCCGACTTCCCGTCCAAGGAAGCGAAGATCAACGAAAACCTCGCCGTGCTCTTCCTGGCCGGCCCGGAACTGAAAACCGAGCGCGACCCGCTGGCCTGGATCGGCCGCGCCGCCACCGGCAACGTCAACGACTACGAGCGCAAGGCCGGCACGACCCGCGTGATCCAGGCGTGGAAGGCCACCATCGAGGCCGCAGCAAAGAATGCCGGCCGCAGCACTGAGGACATCCAGTACACCATCCACGACGCGGGCCAGGGTTCGGACGCCGCATCGGATCGCCTCGCGGGCCTGAGCCGCACGCTCACGGAAACGATGCTGGAGTTCGACTACCAGAAGCAGACCTTCAACACGGCGGGCCTGCTGGGTGACATGGGCGCGGGCTCGGCGTTGACCAACGTAGCGCTGGCGATTGCCCGCGCCAACCACCTGGGCGGCAGCGTGCTGGTGGCCGGCACGACCGATCCGGAGCATCCCACCGCCGTGGTGGTGGCCCCGCCGGCCAAGCTCACGCCCATCGACCCCGACAAGGACTGGTTCCGCGCCCGCGGTGAGAACAACGCCTACCTGCCATGGTGGGGCCATCGCCATGGCGAGAAGTACGGCACTGTGCAGGGCTATTCCTGGTAA
- a CDS encoding PAAR domain-containing protein, translated as MRGIIRVGDFTSHGGRVETGAPASTVMGRAVARKGDRCSCPVPGHQDCTIAEGDAAFIVAGQPAAFDGHKTTCGAVLMSSALSSGKS; from the coding sequence ATGCGAGGAATCATTCGAGTGGGCGATTTCACCAGCCACGGCGGCCGCGTGGAAACCGGCGCCCCGGCCAGCACGGTGATGGGCCGCGCCGTGGCCCGCAAAGGCGATCGCTGCTCCTGCCCGGTGCCGGGCCATCAGGACTGCACGATTGCGGAGGGCGATGCGGCGTTCATCGTCGCCGGCCAGCCCGCCGCGTTCGACGGACATAAGACTACGTGCGGGGCCGTGCTGATGTCGAGTGCGCTGTCCTCAGGGAAATCTTGA
- a CDS encoding type VI secretion system Vgr family protein — protein sequence MRLDFGRAGSAAARTLVPQYAEIRQGLCTGLQAQVICLSEHPDLPQQALLGLPVSIQLATDDGTLYPVNGIVTNVQSGQSDGALTCYRLTVGDAMSLMRGRRNMRTFVGKRVPEILETLLGEWQQRSATMGRVFDFELLLDRSRYPVRAQTLQLDESDHGFVDRLTRHDGIWCFVKAGTRDGSASDTPVHTLVFCDDPMRLPQSAAGTVPYHYGAAVKARDAITRWSEARSLVPGAIRGASPDHETGRVDRVEVDTMIDQGKAGNDLARLMTDAAVDRPHAGDSREDYQRLGRLRMQAHERRAACVHAASDVRNLTPGFWFTLRGHRQVDRREAKQREFVVTGQHQRVMNNFPKALGEQARALAEASGWPIDMRADGDEAAVRYENTFTCVLRGVPLTPDYDPRIDLPRTEPMGAVVVGPPGEDVHCDAMGRYKLQFVGQHAEDHAHAQGAGTSGTERDSAWVRAGNLWAGQQYGISMPLRAGMEVLVAFANGDPDRPYITAVLPGWNNMPATFSNTGSLPGNRYVSGIKTQEIKGPGHNQLRLDDTSGEISGQLASTHAHSQINLGYLTHPREEGRGTPRGEGLEARSDAHVALRSGMAMLLSAWQRLKASGEQLEREDYVQLMQDCLDLFKSLGSYAGQHQGVAMDAEPQEALASTIKGWPDKPGAAQGDPAAQAAIGITAPAGISMATPKAVATYAGANVDTVAQKHVQITSGERTNVHAGGGVCLFAHRDGLSGIANQGKLHLQSQADDTQIDSARNIHFTAADGKLVGIGKEILLMTPEGAYLKLHGNTVEVGGSGPFISRTVGHQWEGPAGMRADLPKFDHAPLGRVPKLVRDLDGHPVSGYQGEIHKATGEVLPGQTDAAGKLAPIDSNQLAQMVARFFKQPK from the coding sequence ATGCGCCTGGATTTCGGCCGCGCAGGAAGCGCCGCGGCCCGAACGCTGGTGCCGCAGTACGCCGAGATCCGCCAAGGACTGTGCACCGGCCTTCAGGCCCAGGTGATCTGCCTGTCGGAGCATCCCGATTTGCCTCAGCAGGCGTTGCTCGGCCTGCCCGTGTCGATCCAACTGGCGACGGACGACGGCACGCTGTACCCGGTCAACGGCATCGTCACGAACGTGCAGTCCGGCCAGTCCGACGGCGCGCTCACCTGCTATCGCCTGACAGTCGGTGATGCCATGTCCCTGATGCGCGGGCGTCGGAACATGCGCACCTTCGTCGGCAAGCGCGTGCCGGAGATTCTCGAAACGCTGCTGGGCGAGTGGCAGCAGCGCAGCGCCACGATGGGGCGGGTGTTCGATTTCGAGCTGTTGCTCGACCGCAGCCGGTATCCCGTCCGCGCACAGACGCTCCAGCTGGACGAATCGGACCATGGCTTTGTCGACCGGCTCACCCGGCACGACGGCATCTGGTGTTTCGTCAAGGCCGGCACGCGCGACGGCTCCGCCAGCGACACGCCGGTGCACACGCTGGTGTTCTGCGACGATCCGATGCGCCTGCCGCAGTCGGCAGCGGGCACGGTGCCCTACCACTACGGCGCTGCCGTCAAGGCGCGGGATGCGATCACCCGCTGGAGCGAGGCGCGCAGCCTGGTGCCCGGCGCCATCCGGGGGGCCAGCCCGGATCACGAGACCGGCAGGGTGGATCGGGTCGAAGTCGATACGATGATCGACCAGGGCAAGGCCGGCAACGACCTCGCGCGCCTGATGACGGATGCGGCCGTCGACCGGCCGCACGCGGGCGATTCGCGCGAAGACTACCAGCGCCTGGGCAGGCTGCGCATGCAGGCACACGAGCGCCGCGCCGCGTGCGTGCATGCGGCCAGCGACGTGCGCAACCTGACGCCCGGGTTCTGGTTCACCTTGCGCGGCCATCGGCAGGTGGACCGGCGCGAGGCGAAGCAGCGCGAGTTCGTGGTCACCGGCCAGCACCAGCGGGTCATGAACAATTTTCCCAAGGCGTTGGGCGAACAGGCGCGGGCGCTGGCCGAGGCCAGCGGCTGGCCCATCGACATGCGCGCGGACGGCGATGAGGCCGCGGTGCGCTACGAGAACACCTTCACCTGCGTGCTGCGCGGTGTGCCGCTGACCCCGGACTACGACCCGCGCATCGACCTGCCGCGCACCGAGCCGATGGGCGCCGTGGTCGTCGGCCCGCCCGGCGAGGACGTGCACTGCGATGCGATGGGCCGCTACAAGCTGCAGTTCGTCGGGCAGCACGCCGAAGACCACGCACACGCGCAAGGCGCGGGCACCAGCGGCACCGAGCGGGACAGCGCCTGGGTGCGGGCGGGCAACCTCTGGGCGGGGCAGCAGTACGGCATCAGCATGCCGCTGCGCGCGGGGATGGAGGTGCTGGTGGCGTTCGCCAACGGCGACCCCGACCGGCCGTACATCACGGCCGTCCTGCCGGGGTGGAACAACATGCCGGCCACGTTCAGCAACACGGGTTCGCTGCCCGGCAACCGGTACGTCTCGGGGATCAAGACCCAGGAGATCAAGGGCCCGGGTCACAACCAGCTCCGCCTGGACGATACGTCCGGCGAGATCAGCGGCCAGTTGGCCAGCACGCATGCGCACAGCCAGATCAACCTCGGCTATCTGACCCACCCGCGCGAGGAAGGCCGGGGCACGCCGCGCGGCGAAGGGCTGGAAGCGCGCAGCGATGCCCATGTGGCCTTGCGCAGCGGCATGGCGATGTTGCTGTCCGCGTGGCAGCGGCTGAAGGCCAGCGGCGAGCAGTTGGAGCGCGAGGACTACGTGCAGTTGATGCAGGACTGCCTCGACCTGTTCAAGAGCCTGGGCAGCTACGCCGGGCAGCACCAGGGCGTGGCGATGGATGCCGAGCCGCAGGAAGCGCTGGCATCCACCATCAAGGGCTGGCCCGACAAACCGGGCGCGGCCCAGGGCGATCCGGCCGCGCAGGCCGCCATCGGCATCACCGCGCCGGCCGGCATCAGCATGGCGACGCCCAAGGCGGTGGCGACCTATGCCGGGGCCAACGTCGATACCGTCGCGCAGAAGCATGTGCAGATCACCAGCGGCGAGCGCACCAACGTACATGCGGGCGGTGGCGTCTGCCTCTTTGCGCATCGGGATGGCCTCTCGGGCATCGCCAACCAGGGCAAGCTGCACTTGCAGAGCCAGGCCGACGACACGCAGATCGATTCGGCCAGGAACATCCACTTCACGGCGGCGGACGGCAAGCTCGTGGGCATCGGCAAGGAAATCCTGCTCATGACGCCGGAAGGGGCTTATCTGAAGCTGCACGGCAACACCGTTGAAGTGGGCGGGAGCGGTCCGTTCATTTCCAGGACCGTGGGCCACCAGTGGGAGGGGCCGGCCGGCATGCGCGCGGACCTGCCGAAGTTCGACCATGCCCCGCTGGGGCGGGTGCCCAAGCTGGTGCGCGATCTGGACGGCCATCCGGTGAGCGGCTACCAAGGCGAGATTCACAAGGCCACCGGCGAGGTCTTGCCGGGGCAGACCGATGCCGCCGGCAAGCTCGCGCCCATCGATAGCAATCAGCTTGCTCAGATGGTGGCCCGTTTCTTCAAGCAACCCAAGTAA